The Sphingomonas sinipercae genome contains a region encoding:
- a CDS encoding N-6 DNA methylase, translated as MFEQTFKNIDDVLWKEAGCTTELDYVEQTSWLLFLKYLDDLERERALQAELAGRADTQIIDNAHRWGVWAAPKDASGKIDHNRAKTGDDLIDYVNRELFPYLQGFRGRAEPNTIEYKIGEVFAELKNKFTSGYSLRDALDLVDQLRFGSVSEKHELSELYEAKIRKMGNAGRNGGEYYTPRPLIRAMIKVVDPKIGDTIYDGACGSAGFLCEAFDYLKAKAQSTGDRETLQTRTFYGKEKKSLAYVIGVMNMILHGIDAPNIVHTNTLGENVLDIQEKDRFDVVLANPPFGGKERPEIQQNFPIKTGETAYLFLQHFIRSLKAGGRGAVVIKNTFLSNTDNASVALRKELLETCNLHTVLDMPQGTFQGAGVKTVVLFFDKGEATRNIYYYRLDPGRTMGKTSPLNDADMADFVAKQAEFAAAPNCWSVAADSIDPATFDLTVRNPNAPEAEALRSPAEILDEIARLDAESAEVLARVRELL; from the coding sequence GTGTTCGAACAGACCTTCAAGAATATAGACGACGTTCTCTGGAAAGAGGCGGGCTGCACGACCGAACTGGATTATGTCGAGCAAACCAGCTGGCTCCTTTTTCTCAAGTATCTCGACGACTTGGAAAGGGAGCGGGCGCTTCAGGCTGAGCTTGCCGGGCGCGCCGACACGCAGATCATCGACAACGCGCATCGCTGGGGCGTCTGGGCGGCTCCCAAGGATGCAAGCGGCAAGATCGACCACAATCGTGCCAAGACCGGCGACGACCTGATCGACTACGTCAACCGCGAGCTTTTTCCATATCTCCAGGGCTTTCGCGGGCGGGCCGAGCCGAACACGATCGAGTATAAGATCGGTGAGGTCTTCGCCGAGCTGAAGAACAAGTTCACCAGCGGCTATTCGCTGCGCGACGCGCTCGATCTGGTCGACCAGCTGCGGTTCGGCAGCGTCTCCGAAAAACATGAGCTGTCGGAGCTTTACGAAGCCAAAATCCGCAAGATGGGGAACGCCGGGCGCAACGGCGGCGAATATTATACGCCGCGCCCGCTGATCCGGGCGATGATTAAGGTGGTCGACCCAAAAATCGGCGATACGATTTATGATGGCGCTTGTGGTTCGGCCGGCTTCCTATGTGAGGCATTCGATTATCTTAAAGCCAAAGCGCAATCGACCGGCGACCGCGAGACACTTCAAACCCGCACCTTCTACGGCAAGGAAAAGAAGAGCCTCGCCTACGTCATCGGCGTGATGAACATGATCCTGCACGGGATCGACGCGCCCAATATCGTCCACACCAATACGCTGGGCGAGAACGTCCTCGACATTCAAGAAAAGGACCGGTTCGACGTCGTGCTGGCCAACCCGCCGTTCGGCGGCAAGGAACGGCCTGAAATCCAGCAGAACTTCCCGATCAAGACCGGCGAAACCGCCTATCTGTTCCTGCAGCATTTCATCCGCTCGCTGAAGGCGGGTGGGCGCGGTGCGGTGGTGATCAAGAACACCTTCCTCAGCAACACCGACAATGCCAGCGTCGCGCTGCGCAAGGAATTGCTGGAAACCTGCAACCTCCACACCGTTCTCGACATGCCTCAGGGCACGTTTCAGGGGGCGGGCGTGAAGACGGTGGTGCTGTTCTTCGACAAGGGGGAGGCGACGCGGAATATCTATTATTACCGGCTCGATCCCGGCCGGACGATGGGCAAGACCAGTCCGCTGAACGATGCCGATATGGCGGATTTCGTGGCGAAACAGGCGGAGTTTGCGGCTGCGCCGAACTGCTGGAGTGTGGCGGCGGACAGCATCGATCCGGCGACCTTCGACCTTACCGTGCGCAACCCCAACGCGCCAGAAGCCGAGGCACTGCGGAGCCCAGCGGAGATTCTCGACGAAATAGCGCGTCTCGATGCCGAGAGCGCCGAGGTGCTGGCGCGGGTCAGGGAATTGCTGTGA
- a CDS encoding restriction endonuclease subunit S — protein MTGWRTQRLADVILDIKDGGTPSRSNPSYFGGAITWCVVKDIQPEIHASAEYLTPSGLANCSAKVWPIGSVIISLGATIGEIGIAKVPVATKQGLAGIVPNPERVTSEFLAYALHEQVNTIRAMARGATIKEVRPKRLADELLIHTPPLDEQRRIVAVLDEAFAAIATATANAERNLANARLSGRLALESLLSRLVAECDEVEIRELAEIESGAGFPDRFQGKADEAIPFFKVGDMNTPGNETIMTAANHTISEITRSQLRARVFPVGSVLFPKVGGAIATDKKRLVGVPCCVDNNVMGIIPNPEKLDATLLLQLMVNKPLKEFSNDAGLPSIRKSTVAAWRVRVPKELETQKLLAERLTDIAAAVSDLTEKYGRKLHSLNELKQSLLHRAFSGELSEREPIPA, from the coding sequence GTGACGGGCTGGCGCACGCAACGACTTGCAGATGTTATACTCGACATCAAAGATGGAGGGACACCGTCTCGCTCCAACCCTTCTTACTTTGGCGGCGCTATCACTTGGTGCGTCGTCAAGGACATTCAGCCGGAGATTCACGCTTCAGCAGAATACCTTACGCCGTCGGGTCTCGCGAACTGTTCGGCGAAAGTTTGGCCTATCGGCTCGGTCATCATTTCACTGGGGGCCACAATCGGCGAGATTGGAATTGCGAAAGTTCCCGTCGCCACAAAGCAGGGCTTGGCAGGGATTGTCCCTAACCCAGAACGCGTCACCAGTGAGTTTCTTGCGTATGCTTTGCATGAGCAAGTTAATACGATCCGCGCTATGGCGCGAGGTGCTACGATTAAGGAAGTACGTCCCAAACGACTTGCCGACGAGCTCCTGATCCATACGCCACCCCTCGATGAGCAGCGGCGGATTGTGGCCGTGTTGGATGAGGCCTTCGCCGCCATCGCCACCGCAACCGCCAACGCCGAAAGGAACCTCGCCAATGCGCGGCTAAGCGGACGGCTCGCTCTAGAGAGCCTACTATCTCGGCTTGTTGCCGAATGCGATGAGGTTGAAATCAGAGAGTTAGCCGAGATCGAGTCAGGCGCAGGCTTTCCTGATCGGTTTCAAGGCAAAGCGGACGAAGCAATTCCGTTCTTCAAGGTCGGGGACATGAACACGCCCGGCAACGAAACCATCATGACCGCAGCGAACCATACAATCTCTGAGATTACCCGTTCCCAACTGCGAGCGCGGGTCTTTCCGGTAGGTAGCGTGCTCTTCCCGAAGGTCGGGGGGGCAATCGCAACAGACAAGAAGCGTCTCGTCGGCGTACCTTGCTGCGTCGACAATAACGTTATGGGTATCATCCCGAACCCAGAAAAACTTGACGCTACGTTATTGTTGCAACTGATGGTCAACAAACCTCTGAAAGAGTTCTCTAACGATGCCGGGCTCCCCTCGATTCGCAAAAGCACCGTTGCGGCTTGGCGAGTGCGAGTGCCCAAGGAGCTGGAAACTCAAAAGCTTTTGGCAGAGCGTTTGACGGATATCGCGGCGGCGGTAAGCGACCTCACTGAAAAGTATGGGCGGAAGTTGCACTCATTGAATGAACTGAAACAATCCCTCCTCCACCGCGCCTTCTCCGGCGAATTGTCCGAGCGAGAACCCATCCCCGCATGA
- the hsdR gene encoding EcoAI/FtnUII family type I restriction enzme subunit R, giving the protein MNEAETRAELIDPAFHAAGWGVVADSRTRREVIAPGRIMGGGKRAAAKSADYVLTYRNTKLAVVEAKAATKSYTEGVGQAKDYAQCLQTRFAFATNGKDIWRIDLKTGSEGMVEIWPTPDELWADTFAEANLWRDRFAAVPLQTDGRFEPRYYQYNAIQKALDAIASGKDRILLTLATGTGKTVIAFQLAWKLFHARWNIQDWKSDGTPTRRPRILFLADRNILADQAYNSFGAFEDNALVRIRPDLIRKRGSVPKNGSIFFTIFQSVMTDTGSEEEPAFNYQDYPPDFFDCVIIDECHRAGAKDGSEWRAILEYFAPAVQIGLTATPKRRDNVDTYAYFGEPVYTYSLKQGIEDGYLTPFKVQQIGTTIDDYLYTPDDEILSGEVVEGKRYKESDFNKSIFIREREAYRVKTFMDMIDQKQKTLVFCATQEHAGLIRDLINQVKTSTNPNYCVRVTANDGALGEQHLRTFQDNDKTVPTILTTSQKLSTGVDARNVRNIVLLRPVNSMIEFKQIVGRGTRLFDGKDYFTIYDFVKAYEHFNDPEWDGEPLEPPAKPAPGELNPDDPAPPADPDELAPKREMLVVKLADGKERKFQHMSATTFWGPNGKPVSASQFVEALFGVLPELFQNEAELRRIWGDPDTRKKLLGGLAERGFTRDQLENVRTIIDAEASDLFDVLAYVAYLRAPETRMERVASKRFDILNGMPDAQQEFLDFVLSQYVAEGEDELDLEKLPTLLNVKYGSASDGLKRLGATVTEVQSAFRGFQGKLYAKQPRQ; this is encoded by the coding sequence ATGAACGAAGCCGAGACTCGCGCCGAGCTGATCGATCCCGCGTTCCATGCCGCCGGCTGGGGCGTGGTGGCGGACAGCCGGACTCGGCGGGAAGTGATCGCGCCGGGGCGGATCATGGGCGGCGGCAAGCGCGCGGCGGCGAAGTCGGCCGATTATGTCCTGACCTATCGCAACACCAAGCTGGCGGTGGTTGAGGCCAAGGCAGCCACGAAGAGCTACACTGAGGGCGTCGGGCAGGCGAAGGATTATGCCCAGTGCCTGCAAACCCGCTTTGCCTTCGCCACAAATGGTAAAGACATCTGGCGGATCGACCTGAAGACCGGCTCGGAAGGGATGGTCGAAATCTGGCCGACACCTGACGAATTGTGGGCCGACACATTCGCCGAAGCCAACCTGTGGCGTGACCGGTTCGCGGCGGTGCCGCTGCAGACCGACGGGCGGTTCGAGCCCCGCTATTACCAATATAACGCGATCCAGAAGGCGCTCGATGCGATCGCGAGCGGCAAGGACCGTATCCTGCTCACCCTCGCCACCGGTACTGGCAAGACGGTCATTGCCTTCCAGCTGGCGTGGAAGCTGTTCCACGCGCGATGGAACATTCAGGATTGGAAAAGCGACGGCACGCCCACGCGGCGGCCGCGCATCCTGTTCCTTGCCGATCGTAACATATTGGCAGACCAGGCCTACAACAGCTTCGGCGCGTTCGAAGATAATGCGCTGGTTCGCATCCGCCCTGATCTGATCCGAAAGCGCGGCAGCGTGCCGAAAAACGGCAGCATCTTCTTCACCATCTTCCAGTCCGTGATGACCGACACCGGAAGCGAGGAAGAGCCGGCCTTCAACTATCAGGACTATCCGCCCGACTTCTTCGATTGCGTAATCATCGACGAATGCCACCGCGCCGGGGCCAAGGACGGCAGCGAATGGCGGGCGATCCTCGAATATTTCGCGCCGGCGGTGCAGATCGGCCTCACCGCCACGCCCAAACGCAGGGACAATGTCGATACCTACGCCTATTTCGGCGAGCCGGTTTACACCTATTCGCTGAAGCAGGGCATCGAGGACGGCTATCTAACGCCGTTCAAGGTGCAGCAGATCGGCACCACGATCGACGATTATCTCTACACGCCGGACGACGAAATCCTTTCCGGCGAGGTGGTCGAGGGCAAGCGCTACAAGGAGTCGGACTTCAACAAGTCGATCTTCATCCGTGAGCGCGAAGCCTATCGCGTGAAGACGTTCATGGACATGATCGACCAGAAGCAAAAGACGCTCGTCTTCTGCGCGACGCAGGAACATGCCGGGCTGATCCGCGACCTGATTAATCAGGTGAAGACCAGCACCAACCCGAACTACTGCGTTCGTGTGACCGCCAACGACGGCGCGCTCGGCGAACAGCACCTCCGGACCTTCCAGGATAACGACAAGACCGTCCCGACGATCCTCACTACCAGCCAGAAGCTTTCGACCGGCGTCGACGCCCGGAACGTCCGCAACATCGTCCTGCTCCGCCCTGTCAATTCGATGATCGAGTTCAAGCAGATCGTTGGGCGCGGAACCCGCCTTTTCGACGGCAAGGACTATTTCACGATTTACGATTTCGTGAAGGCGTACGAGCACTTCAACGATCCCGAATGGGACGGGGAGCCGCTCGAGCCACCCGCGAAACCCGCGCCTGGCGAACTGAATCCCGACGACCCTGCACCGCCTGCCGATCCCGACGAGTTAGCACCGAAACGCGAGATGCTTGTCGTAAAGCTGGCCGACGGGAAGGAACGCAAGTTTCAGCACATGAGTGCGACCACTTTCTGGGGTCCAAACGGCAAACCCGTTTCCGCCTCGCAGTTTGTCGAGGCGCTCTTCGGCGTGTTACCCGAGCTGTTCCAGAACGAAGCCGAGCTTCGCCGCATCTGGGGCGACCCCGACACCCGCAAAAAGCTGCTTGGCGGCCTCGCAGAGCGTGGCTTCACGCGTGACCAGCTGGAGAACGTTCGCACCATTATTGACGCCGAGGCGAGCGACCTGTTCGACGTCTTGGCCTATGTTGCCTATTTGCGTGCGCCGGAAACGCGCATGGAACGCGTCGCGTCGAAGCGGTTCGATATTCTAAACGGAATGCCGGACGCGCAGCAGGAATTTCTCGATTTCGTGCTTTCGCAATATGTTGCCGAAGGGGAGGACGAGCTCGATCTTGAAAAGCTGCCTACACTTCTCAACGTGAAGTACGGCAGCGCCTCAGATGGACTCAAGCGCCTCGGCGCGACTGTGACGGAAGTGCAGTCGGCCTTTAGAGGTTTCCAGGGTAAGCTCTACGCAAAGCAACCCCGACAATAA